One Sediminibacillus dalangtanensis genomic region harbors:
- a CDS encoding DUF2294 domain-containing protein, with product MDKKSIEAEIASYTGKLFRENFGKGPSSIYVSFVRPFITIHLRDFLAPMEKVLVKQNNNLKVQETRDLLMQELLPDIKATIRTTAKVEISNIYYDWSLENKTGIIIAEMAEREMENDNDYLSYPSREQVHEEIVRFSEKAQKAPRSLHSLMLNPRTLVIVREGILVRIEKELIAAGFEEQLKLSKRRLEKSLLNTDLLESLLGVQIEDVFADWDFSLDKGYIIIIMKPEK from the coding sequence ATGGATAAGAAATCAATCGAAGCAGAAATTGCCAGCTATACTGGAAAGCTATTCAGAGAAAATTTCGGCAAAGGCCCATCATCCATTTATGTTTCGTTTGTCCGGCCATTTATCACCATTCATCTTCGTGATTTTCTGGCACCAATGGAAAAAGTGCTCGTCAAACAAAACAACAATTTAAAGGTTCAAGAAACACGGGATTTGTTGATGCAGGAACTGCTTCCTGATATCAAGGCGACCATCCGGACAACGGCAAAAGTGGAAATCAGCAATATTTATTACGACTGGTCTTTGGAAAACAAGACCGGCATCATTATTGCAGAGATGGCAGAAAGAGAAATGGAAAACGATAATGACTATTTAAGCTATCCAAGCCGGGAACAGGTGCATGAGGAAATTGTCCGCTTCAGTGAAAAGGCGCAAAAGGCTCCGCGCAGCTTGCATTCACTGATGCTGAATCCGAGGACACTGGTAATCGTCCGGGAAGGAATCCTGGTACGGATTGAAAAGGAACTGATAGCTGCCGGATTCGAGGAACAGTTGAAGCTGTCCAAACGCCGGCTGGAAAAAAGTTTACTGAATACTGATTTGCTGGAATCGTTGCTTGGAGTCCAAATCGAGGACGTGTTCGCCGATTGGGACTTCTCCTTGGATAAAGGCTATATCATTATTATAATGAAACCAGAAAAATAA
- a CDS encoding helix-turn-helix domain-containing protein: MNYEQLAYNLKYYREQSGWTQKQLSEKMNVSRSVVTKWENGTVLPDLKSIIKLSRIFDISVDLIVGIDTPREDVLKEFNRLYNSTGEAIDEETLEIFDYIIKHPQFKQQVKQMKDLPVKRQKAIHRMIASMVEEFSRV, from the coding sequence ATGAACTATGAACAACTAGCATACAATTTGAAATATTACCGCGAACAATCGGGCTGGACACAGAAGCAGCTGTCTGAAAAAATGAATGTTTCCCGCTCTGTCGTAACCAAATGGGAAAATGGCACCGTCCTCCCCGATCTCAAATCCATCATTAAACTTAGCAGAATTTTTGATATATCCGTCGATCTGATTGTCGGCATCGATACACCACGTGAAGACGTACTAAAGGAGTTCAATCGACTGTATAACTCTACAGGCGAAGCCATTGACGAGGAGACCCTGGAAATTTTCGACTACATAATCAAACACCCGCAATTCAAGCAGCAGGTGAAACAGATGAAGGACCTTCCCGTTAAAAGACAGAAGGCGATTCACCGGATGATTGCCAGTATGGTCGAGGAATTCAGCCGGGTATAA